The Meiothermus cerbereus DSM 11376 genome includes a region encoding these proteins:
- a CDS encoding ABC transporter ATP-binding protein, translating to MRLAHRRSLLRQIVPALRQVFRAAPLEATLLVGLLAASGLIPVGVLSATRALVDGLAYGLGSGAFTTALLGPLLGLALLFALDFLLVPWVAYLQGSVNEKLTARVHLLLMEKAAGLPDLTPFEDAGFYDELQVLRDQAPYQPLNLLVFFGNAFRGGIAVAGVLLLLLTLAPVFPLLLLLATLPQALLTFRLQKGVWEAVLFSAPEARRMRYYAETLLNPEAAKEVRLFGLLPFFRGRYLEAFGRLYQELRRARGRQALGASGLVFVSALATAAALYLGLRQALSGASGLGSLVLLLQSVGSLQQNLYGLVQDGGMLYESLLYFERLEGFLARSSALAPSNAGRMVRGFEEIRFENVGFNYPDGRRALEGISFVMRRGERLAIVGENGAGKTTLVKLLLRFYDPSQGRILVDGVDLRELDLEAWWRLVAAVFQDFGRYALTLRENIVLADLEHQSDLGRLEEAARAGGASELLRRLGAEALLSKAFGGTELSLGEWQRLALVRAFFRQAELLILDEPTASLDPKEEAHLYGRFAELAQGKTVLLITHRLASVQMADRILVLREGRLVEEGTHRALLERGGTYAELWGLQARLYQPG from the coding sequence TTGCGACTGGCTCATAGGCGCTCCCTGTTACGCCAAATCGTTCCGGCGCTGCGGCAGGTTTTTCGAGCGGCCCCCCTCGAGGCCACCCTCTTGGTGGGCCTCCTTGCCGCAAGCGGCCTGATACCGGTGGGGGTGTTAAGCGCGACGCGGGCTTTGGTAGACGGTTTGGCCTATGGGTTGGGCAGCGGCGCCTTTACAACTGCGTTGCTAGGGCCGCTCTTAGGGCTGGCCTTGCTGTTTGCCCTCGACTTTTTGCTGGTGCCCTGGGTGGCCTACCTACAGGGTTCGGTGAACGAAAAGCTCACCGCCCGGGTACACCTACTGCTGATGGAGAAAGCAGCCGGCCTGCCCGATCTCACCCCCTTTGAGGACGCTGGTTTTTACGATGAGCTTCAGGTGCTGCGCGATCAAGCACCCTATCAGCCGCTCAATCTGTTGGTTTTTTTCGGCAATGCCTTTCGTGGGGGTATTGCTGTGGCCGGGGTGCTGCTCTTGCTCCTGACGTTGGCCCCTGTTTTCCCCTTGTTGTTGCTGCTGGCCACCCTGCCCCAAGCGCTGCTGACCTTCAGGTTGCAAAAAGGGGTGTGGGAGGCGGTGCTCTTCAGCGCTCCCGAGGCCCGCAGGATGCGCTACTATGCCGAGACTTTGCTCAACCCCGAGGCGGCCAAGGAGGTGCGCCTGTTTGGGCTGCTTCCTTTTTTCCGTGGGCGCTATCTCGAGGCTTTTGGGCGGCTATACCAAGAGCTCCGCCGCGCGCGCGGGCGGCAGGCCCTGGGGGCCAGCGGCTTGGTTTTTGTCAGCGCTCTGGCCACGGCGGCAGCGCTGTACCTAGGCCTGCGTCAGGCCCTCTCGGGCGCGAGCGGGCTGGGGAGCCTGGTGCTCTTGTTACAGTCGGTGGGGAGCCTGCAGCAAAACCTCTACGGCTTGGTGCAGGACGGGGGCATGCTATACGAGAGCCTTCTGTACTTCGAACGGCTCGAGGGCTTCCTGGCCCGCTCCTCTGCGCTGGCCCCTTCAAACGCAGGCCGAATGGTGCGGGGCTTTGAGGAGATTCGCTTTGAAAACGTGGGGTTTAACTACCCAGATGGCCGGCGCGCGTTGGAGGGGATCTCCTTTGTAATGCGTCGGGGGGAGCGGTTGGCCATTGTGGGGGAGAACGGGGCCGGTAAAACCACACTGGTTAAGCTTCTGCTCCGCTTCTACGACCCCAGCCAGGGCCGTATTTTGGTGGATGGGGTAGACCTGCGGGAATTAGACCTGGAGGCCTGGTGGCGCCTGGTGGCGGCAGTGTTCCAGGACTTTGGTCGCTACGCACTGACGCTGCGGGAAAACATTGTCCTTGCGGATTTAGAGCACCAATCTGACCTTGGGCGTTTGGAAGAGGCTGCCCGCGCCGGGGGCGCTTCGGAACTGCTGCGGCGGCTGGGTGCCGAGGCTCTTCTCTCCAAAGCTTTCGGGGGTACGGAGCTGTCTTTAGGGGAGTGGCAGCGGCTCGCCCTTGTCCGGGCTTTTTTCCGTCAGGCGGAGCTTCTGATCCTCGACGAGCCCACCGCCTCCCTCGACCCCAAAGAGGAAGCCCACCTCTACGGACGCTTTGCAGAGCTGGCCCAGGGCAAGACGGTGCTGCTCATCACCCACCGGCTGGCCTCGGTGCAGATGGCCGACCGGATTCTGGTGCTGCGGGAGGGCCGCCTGGTGGAGGAGGGAACCCACCGGGCCCTGCTCGAGCGAGGCGGAACCTATGCCGAGCTCTGGGGCTTGCAGGCTCGACTCTACCAGCCCGGCTGA
- a CDS encoding glycerol-3-phosphate acyltransferase — protein MEWLYAALAGYGLGSLPFAYWFGLLQNKNLLAEGSGNVGTLNAWRVLGAVPGLMVMVLDVAKGLMAVALGEFLARDPNGGLLAGALAVLGHCYSVWLLGRGGKGIAPSIGVLFAINPWLLAAAGGAFGLAYLLTRHPYRSVALAALAFPLASSAVGGSLSYLWFGFGVALPVLLKHLAEWNRPPGQLPARAGKGKPRP, from the coding sequence ATGGAATGGCTTTACGCGGCCCTGGCCGGCTATGGGCTCGGTTCGCTGCCCTTTGCCTACTGGTTTGGCCTGCTGCAAAACAAAAACCTGCTGGCCGAAGGTTCGGGCAACGTCGGAACCCTCAACGCCTGGCGGGTGCTGGGGGCGGTGCCAGGGCTGATGGTGATGGTGCTGGATGTGGCCAAGGGCCTGATGGCGGTGGCCCTGGGCGAGTTTTTGGCGCGTGACCCGAACGGTGGGCTGCTGGCCGGTGCGCTGGCAGTGCTGGGGCATTGCTACTCGGTCTGGCTCCTGGGACGAGGTGGTAAGGGCATTGCCCCCAGCATCGGGGTTCTCTTTGCCATCAACCCGTGGCTTCTGGCCGCTGCCGGTGGGGCTTTTGGTCTGGCCTACCTGCTAACGCGCCACCCCTACCGCAGTGTGGCGCTGGCGGCGCTGGCCTTTCCGCTGGCCTCGAGCGCAGTCGGCGGCAGCCTTAGCTACTTGTGGTTTGGCTTTGGGGTGGCGTTGCCCGTGCTGCTCAAGCACCTGGCCGAGTGGAACCGCCCGCCGGGGCAATTGCCCGCTCGAGCCGGCAAAGGCAAGCCCAGGCCCTGA
- a CDS encoding ABC transporter ATP-binding protein, translated as MHPSVRSSPSPALWARGLRKRYPQGKSWIEALKGVDLELRQGEILTLLGPNGAGKTTLVKILAGLVEPDEGRVELLREGQGTWLGAVLEGNRNLYWRLSALENLIYFGTLRGVAPKEARRRGLELLEVIGLQNKAHQTVGTLSRGQQQRVALAAALVHDPPVLFLDEPTLGVDLEAQEAIRSWLLKLGIDGKAILLTTHQLDLAEAVANRVAILLEGEVALEGETQKVLQGSPRAVYRIELALLLDEGDLRLGRLQALGAEVEGRVVRIVGEETLWEVLRVLDPLPIDRVERESLSLAGLFWRVLRERRKPCSSGST; from the coding sequence ATGCACCCGAGCGTACGGTCCTCCCCTAGCCCAGCCCTATGGGCCCGCGGCCTGCGCAAGCGCTACCCTCAGGGAAAGAGCTGGATCGAGGCCCTGAAGGGGGTCGACCTGGAACTCCGTCAGGGGGAAATCCTAACCCTTCTGGGACCCAACGGAGCCGGAAAGACCACCCTGGTCAAAATCTTGGCGGGCTTGGTAGAGCCCGACGAGGGGAGGGTGGAGCTTTTGCGGGAAGGCCAGGGAACCTGGTTGGGAGCGGTGCTGGAGGGTAACCGCAACCTGTATTGGCGCCTTTCCGCCCTGGAGAACCTCATCTACTTCGGCACCCTGCGCGGCGTCGCCCCCAAAGAGGCCCGGCGGAGGGGCCTGGAACTCCTGGAGGTGATCGGTCTGCAGAATAAAGCCCACCAGACCGTAGGCACCCTCTCTCGAGGCCAGCAGCAGCGGGTCGCCCTGGCTGCTGCGCTGGTGCACGACCCCCCCGTTCTCTTCCTGGATGAACCCACCCTGGGGGTGGACCTCGAGGCTCAGGAGGCCATACGCTCCTGGCTTCTAAAGCTGGGAATAGACGGCAAGGCGATCCTCCTCACGACCCACCAGCTCGATCTGGCCGAGGCGGTGGCCAACCGGGTGGCCATCCTCCTGGAGGGAGAGGTGGCCTTGGAGGGAGAGACCCAAAAGGTGCTGCAAGGCTCCCCACGGGCGGTCTACCGCATAGAGCTGGCACTCCTCCTAGACGAGGGCGATTTGCGCCTGGGGCGGCTGCAAGCCCTGGGGGCCGAAGTGGAGGGAAGGGTGGTTCGGATCGTGGGTGAAGAAACCCTTTGGGAGGTCCTCAGAGTCCTGGACCCCTTGCCCATTGACCGGGTGGAGCGAGAGAGCCTATCCCTAGCAGGGCTTTTCTGGCGCGTACTCAGGGAGAGGAGGAAGCCGTGCTCCAGTGGGTCTACATAG